ACCGCCCGGACGCAAACAACCCGCCGCCTACACGGGTGAGAGCGCGGCGGATGTCGGCCTGGAAGATGACGATCAAGATGAGCAGACCCGAAGACAGGAAGCGATCCAGCAGGAAGCCCAGAGTGGCCAGTTCGAGAAGTTCCGACAGACGCCAGATCAGCATGATGATCAATAGACCGAGCGCCATCTGCGCAGCGCGCGTGCCCTTGATACGCATCAGCAGCCAATAGACGATCCAGGCCACGACGACGATGTCCAGGGAGTCCCAGATCATGTCGAAGTTCTCAGAGAACGCGTCCCAACGATCCGTGAGCCATGCGTACAGGACTTCGGTCAAGTGCGCGCCTCGCGAATCGCCAATGCCACTTCGACGCACTGACGGGCGGCAGCCACATCGTGCACGCGAACGGCTGCGGCTCCAGCCAGTACGCAGGCGGCGAGCGCGGCGAGCGTACCGGGAAGCCGGTCATCGACCGCAGCACCCGTGATCGCGCCGATGAAACTCTTGCGCGAAGGTCCGACGAGGACCGGATAACCCAGGGCCGACAGTTCCGAGAGACGCGCCATCAGCGGCAGGTTGTGATCAATCGGGTGCTTGCCGAAACCCAGCCCCGGGTCCAGGCAGATCGAGTCACGCGCCACGCCGAACTGCTCAGCCGTCCGGGCTTCGCCCGTCAGTTCGCGCGCGACCTCAGCCAATACGTCGTCGTAGTGGGGATCGGCCTGCATCGTTCGCGGTTCCCCGCGGGTGTGGTTGAGGATCAACCCGGCGCCGTGCTCCGCGCAGACCTGGGCGAGCCGGACATCGCTCAGGCCGAACACCGCATTAACGACACTCGCACCGGATTCCAGCGCTGCTTCCGCGACCGAAGCCCTGCGCGTATCAACCGAAACAGGCACGCGAGTGTGTTTCGCGAGACGTTCGACCACCGGCAGCACGCGACGGCACTCCTCGTCCTCGGACAACAGTTCCGCACCGGGCCGTGTGGACTCG
This bacterium DNA region includes the following protein-coding sequences:
- the folP gene encoding dihydropteroate synthase, translating into MPKEGAEPIPRGRTWIPVDAIALVGIVNVTPDSFYDGGRLGSPERAAEHGLRLAEEGAHLLDVGGESTRPGAELLSEDEECRRVLPVVERLAKHTRVPVSVDTRRASVAEAALESGASVVNAVFGLSDVRLAQVCAEHGAGLILNHTRGEPRTMQADPHYDDVLAEVARELTGEARTAEQFGVARDSICLDPGLGFGKHPIDHNLPLMARLSELSALGYPVLVGPSRKSFIGAITGAAVDDRLPGTLAALAACVLAGAAAVRVHDVAAARQCVEVALAIREART